In a single window of the Salvelinus namaycush isolate Seneca chromosome 6, SaNama_1.0, whole genome shotgun sequence genome:
- the LOC120049324 gene encoding protein transport protein SEC31-like yields MDVRVQANPNLHFGVNGGHDVANRNSRSRPFEDKTLQFLSQEEQDCILFFEETIDSLLTAPAVDELDGPGPPILASAPSPVPPRSALDRPTSTKDQDIIDLVRPAQPDLVNPIQAPFKSSMPDFTQNMVMNNPERHFDNKPRREVMENFPTECNLPLPGKDHAPYGHALYQPVGSVPTPVVIGQKIAEHQGSGGNTNILSSSLLSNHHRNLDLENIERPPTSPDYPIKQGPTTSAKPNHYPVNISMIMGSNQHHSDSLASVNLQDRKSQMLANLSGTSHPVEAEELHGLQKVQVNLPTRSVSFRDPTPNKSRMEALSKLGLSRNRSPSGDFSLIITPNSSTNTKPAAAPIPVATPTPVPTPTPTLTPVSKPGVARQASPLPPVTVNTNSSHASIHDNKLASPPPEVSSKDFNSYGGKTIVVNPSKAAAAAPSTSSHGSKAHPVTSHSDFNPYGGKTKVMKPAPVTTTRADPPQPDIQNRAIPPPASTSARVMPPPASNFTSARVMPPPASNFTPARVMPPPVSTPTPARVMPPPTSNFTPARVMPPPVFNSTPARVMPPPTSTSIPTKVETMPYEVNSYGGKTRMVTPSHTTPSPITTPDILAHTLVRSPSKASSPVPSQAPRPFRYSTPPSSNRMVASPPEPRPKSAVSKPSFRSQGITVQFSGRGATDESRRDALRKLGLLKDTF; encoded by the exons ATGGACGTCCGAGTGCAGGCCAATCCGAACCTCCATTTCGGGGTCAACGGGGGCCATGATGTCGCTAATAGAAACTCCCGCAGTAGACCATTT GAGGATAAGACGCTTCAGTTCTTAAGCCAGGAGGAGCAGGATTGTATCCTGTTCTTTGAGGAGACCATCGACTCCCTTCTGACTGCCCCAGCAGTAGATGAGCTTGATGGACCAGGACCCCCCATCCTAGCATCCGCCCCCAGCCCCGTACCACCCCGCTCAGCCTTGGACAGACCCACCAGCACCAAGGACCAGGACATCATAGACCTGGTTCGCCCAGCACAGCCTGATCTAGTCAACCCCATACAGGCACCGTTCAAGTCTTCCATGCCAG ATTTCACCCAGAATATGGTAATGAACAACCCTGAGAGGCATTTTGATAACAAACCGAGGCGCGAGGTGATGGAAAACTTCCCTACAGAGTGCAACCTGCCCCTTCCTGGAAAAGACCATGCCCCCTATGGCCACGCCCTGTACCAGCCTGTAGGCTCCGTCCCCACCCCCGTCGTCATCGGCCAGAAGATTGCCGAGCACCAGGGGAGCGGGGGGAACACcaacatcctctcctcctccctcctgtccaACCACCATAGGAACCTTGATTTAGAGAACATAGAGAGACCACCCACCTCCCCAGATTATCCAATCAAACAGGGCCCGACCACCTCAGCCAAGCCCAACCATTACCCCGTCAACATCAGCATGATAATGGGCAGCAACCAGCACCACAGCGATTCGCTGGCCAGTGTGAACCTCCAGGACAGGAAGTCTCAGATGCTGGCTAACCTATCAGGGACGTCCCACCCTGTGGAGGCAGAGGAACTCCATGGGCTGCAGAAGGTCCAGGTAAACCTTCCCACCCGCAGTGTGTCTTTCAGGGATCCCACTCCAAATAAGTCCCGGATGGAGGCACTGTCCAAACTGGGCTTGAGCCGAAACCGCTCCCCGTCAGGGGATTTCTCTCTTATAATCACCCCCAATAGCAGCACAAACACCAAACCCGCTGCTGCCCCAATTCCGGTTGCCACCCCTACACCCGTTCCTACACCTACCCCTACACTGACACCCGTGAGTAAACCAGGCGTGGCCAGACAGGCAAGCCCCTTGCCACCAGTAACGGTCAACACCAACAGCTCTCACGCCAGTATCCATGACAACAAGCTTGCTTCTCCCCCGCCCGAAGTCTCGTCCAAGGACTTTAACAGCTACGGCGGGAAGACCATCGTGGTGAACCCCTCgaaggctgctgctgctgctccctcCACCAGTAGCCATGGTAGTAAGGCCCACCCAGTGACCTCTCACAGTGACTTCAACCCTTACGGGGGTAAGACTAAGGTAATGAAACCTGCTCCTGTTACCACAACCAGGGCTGATCCACCACAACCAGACATCCAGAACAGGGCCATACCTCCCCCAGCATCCACCTCAGCCAGAGTGATGCCTCCCCCAGCCTCCAACTTCACCTCAGCCAGAGTGATGCCTCCCCCAGCCTCCAACTTCACCCCAGCCAGAGTGATGCCTCCCCCTGTCTCCACCCCCACCCCAGCCAGAGTGATGCCTCCCCCAACCTCCAACTTCACCCCAGCCAGAGTGATGCCTCCCCCAGTTTTCAACTCCACCCCAGCCAGAGTGATGCCTCCACCAACCTCCACCTCCATCCCAACCAAAGTAGAAACCATGCCCTACGAGGTCAACAGCTACGGGGGGAAGACCAGAATGGTCACCCCATCCCACACCACACCCTCCCCCATTACCACCCCTGACATCCTCGCACACACTCTAGTGAGGTCCCCCAGCAAAGCTTCATCCCCAGTGCCTTCTCAAGCCCCCAGACCTTTCCGCTACAGCACTCCCCCTAGCTCCAACAGGATGGTGGCGTCTCCCCCGGAGCCCCGGCCGAAGTCCGCCGTCTCCAAGCCGTCCTTCCGCTCCCAAGGGATCACTGTGCAGTTCTCTGGACGGGGAGCGACGGATGAGTCGCGCAGAGATGCGCTCCGGAAACTGGGACTGCTGAAAGACACTTTCTAA